From one Brachypodium distachyon strain Bd21 chromosome 4, Brachypodium_distachyon_v3.0, whole genome shotgun sequence genomic stretch:
- the LOC104584760 gene encoding uncharacterized protein LOC104584760 — MIISQKVIRESSAQGGGRGEACGSSSYNYLGALLQLMIPCKAAVAPFSPSPPSEDCCSAVRELGQPCLCLLLAGPLISGADRQMLSRLPSTCAATGDVRQEDLASSCSPAT, encoded by the exons ATGATTATCTCCCAAAAG GTTATTAGAGAATCAAGCGcacaaggaggaggaagaggagaagcaTGTGGCAGTAGCAGCTACAATTACCTGGGCGCGCTGCTGCAGCTCATGATCCCGTGcaaggcggcggtggcgccctTCAGCCCGTCGCCGCCCAGCGAGGACTGCTGCTCGGCAGTGCGCGAGCTAGGGCAGCCCTGCCTCTGCCTGCTTCTCGCCGGCCCGCTCATCTCCGGCGCCGACCGCCAGATGCTCAGCCGCCTCCCCTCCAcgtgcgccgccaccggcgatGTGCGTCAGGAGGATCTAGCTAGCTCATGTTCTCCTGCTACGTAG